From the Bombus pascuorum chromosome 7, iyBomPasc1.1, whole genome shotgun sequence genome, one window contains:
- the LOC132909398 gene encoding large ribosomal subunit protein P1, giving the protein MNSKAELACIYSTLILVDDDVAVTGEKIQTILKAAAVDVESYWPGLFAKALEGVNIKELITKIGSGVGSAPAAPAAAAAPASTESAPKEEKKKEEPEEQESDDDMGFGLFD; this is encoded by the exons ATGAATTCCAAAGCTGAACTTGCTTGCATTTATTCAACATTGATACTTGTTGATGACGATGTTGCTGTAACT GGAGAAAAGattcaaacaattttaaaagctGCGGCTGTTGATGTGGAATCTTATTGGCCTGGACTTTTCGCCAAGGCTTTAGAAGGAGTCAATATAAAAGAACTGATAACAAAGATTGGATCAGGAGTTGGAAGTGCACCAGCAG cACCCGCAGCAGCCGCTGCACCTGCTAGTACAGAAAGTGCAcctaaagaagaaaagaagaaagaagaacctGAAGAACAAGAATCTGACGATGATATGGGCTTTG gaTTATTTGACTAA
- the LOC132909265 gene encoding uncharacterized protein LOC132909265 gives MELWDFIRNILGRRRSEKFNNGFDDYQNNYGGDNFQNSMSQIDIHDDSRFFEGVGHFNIFSDPLEITRYFESQIENIMMNFIYGFNNEGNDANTNVFSFIPSQRKSLRDNMLKPNNDQMELKLDTDLDGKVTIDNFSNVWGESDKPQLKVARPSIIGRSIRKEYVRKPDGTIEQKQVIKDHEGNEETIISHQIGDKIHTIVTKIDKNGVETKIEDISDTSNCDLLEKRKLPNETDSFPNIHFNFFSWEKLFKPNPKL, from the exons ATGGAGTTGTGGGATTTCATTCGCAATATACTTGGTAGGCGGAGatcagaaaaatttaataatgg atttgacgattatcaaaataattatggaggagataattttcaaaactcAATGTCTCAAATTGATATTCATGATGATAGCAg atttttcGAGGGAGTCGGTCACTTTAACATCTTTAGTGACCCATTAGAAATAACAAGATATTTTGAGTCTCAGATAGAGAATATAatgatgaattttatttatggatTTAATAATGAag GTAATGATGCAAATACAAacgtattttcatttataccCTCACAGAGAAAATCTTTACGTGATAACATGTTGAAACCAAATAATGATCAGatggaattaaaattagatacaGATTTAGATGGAAA AGTCACTATAgataatttttccaatgtttGGGGTGAGTCTGACAAACCACAACTTAAAGTAGCACGACCTTCCATAATTGGAAGATCTATCAGGAAAGAATATGTTCGTAAACCTGATGGAACAATAGAACAAAAACAAGTTATTAAAGATCATGAAGGAAATGAGGAAACTATTATATCACACCAAATTGGTGACAAAATTCATACTATTGTTACAAAAATAGACAAAAATGGAGTGGAAACCAAAATAGAAGATATTTCTGATACAAGTAACT GtgatttattggaaaaaagGAAGTTACCGAATGAAACAGATAGTTTTCCTaatattcatttcaatttcttttcctgggaaaaattgtttaaaccCAATCCGAAATTATGA
- the LOC132909272 gene encoding protein SYS1 homolog has protein sequence MNNISGQFRKTMWDPFLIISQIIAVQTVMYFCLGLWIWIVASYIGSTKSLDYVFHYKQIHVRDFAGQFIIIIFILNALIGAIALWWLVQRTKQCMDFACTAHLIHLLCCWIYNASFPSTFSWWCLNIISLSIMCVCGEFLCMKTELQAIPLSMSSQKTAL, from the coding sequence atgaataatatttctggACAATTCCGTAAAACAATGTGGGATCCGTTCCTTATAATATCTCAAATAATTGCAGTCCAGACTGTGATGTACTTCTGTCTTGGATTATGGATTTGGATTGTTGCATCATACATAGGATCCACGAAGTCATTAGATTATGTTTTccattataaacaaatacacgTTAGAGATTTTGCTGGAcagtttataataattatttttatcttaaatgCATTAATTGGAGCAATCGCACTGTGGTGGTTAGTACAAAGGACAAAACAGTGTATGGATTTTGCCTGTACAGCACacttaatacatttattatgcTGTTGGATATACAATGCAAGTTTTCCATCAACTTTTAGTTGGTggtgtttaaatattatatctttaagCATAATGTGCGTTTGTGGTGAATTCCTTTGCATGAAAACTGAATTACAAGCAATACCATTAAGCATGAGCAGTCAGAAAACAGCCTTGTAA
- the LOC132909278 gene encoding NADH dehydrogenase [ubiquinone] iron-sulfur protein 6, mitochondrial, which translates to MANLKIVKFLEAFNKRYKPNIIGLITRNVHDVTTKSAKKVTHTGQIYDEDDYRNVRFINRPKEVNDNWAIKLIAEVPAAPVKDKIVACDGGGGPLGHPKVYINLDKPGNHTCGYCGLRFYKEHH; encoded by the exons atggcgaatttgaaaatcgtaaaatttttaGAAGCTTTCAACAAAAGGTATAAACCTAATATTATAGGACTAATAACAAGAAATGTACATGATGTAACTACAAAATCTGCTAAAAAGGTTACCCATACTGGTcag atATATGACGAGGATGATTATCGTAATGTACGATTTATAAATAGACCAAAGGAGGTTAATGATAATTGGGCCATTAAATTAATAGCGGAAGTTCCTGCTGCACCagtgaaagataaaattgtaGCGTGTGATGGGGGAGGTGGACCTTTAGGACATCCAAAAGTTTACATTAATTTG GATAAACCTGGTAATCATACTTGTGGATATTGTGGTTTACGCTTTTATAAAGAACATCATTAA